From a region of the Equus przewalskii isolate Varuska chromosome 2, EquPr2, whole genome shotgun sequence genome:
- the VAMP3 gene encoding vesicle-associated membrane protein 3 codes for MSTAAPAGASSASGSSRRLQQTQNQVDEVVDIMRVNVDKVLERDQKLSELDDRADALQAGASQFETSAAKLKRKYWWKNCKMWAIGIIVVVIIIIIIIVWSFS; via the exons AT GTCTACAGCTGCGCCTGCAGGTGCAAGCTCTGCCTCTGGCAGTAGTCGAAGACTTCAGCAGACACAGAATCAAGTGGATGAG GTGGTGGACATCATGAGAGTCAACGTGGATAAGGTACTGGAAAGAGATCAGAAGCTCTCTGAGTTAGATGACCGTGCAGATGCACTGCAGGCAGGAGCTTCCCAATTTGAAACAAGTGCTGCCaagttgaagagaaaatattggtgGAAGAACTGCAAG ATGTGGGCAATAGGGATTATCGTCgtggtcatcatcatcatcatcatcatcg TGTGGAGCTTTTCTTAA